The following are from one region of the Pseudodesulfovibrio piezophilus C1TLV30 genome:
- a CDS encoding TOBE domain-containing protein, with product MRESLQVEKFEKMSDGQLLALRNCLDTVISARDGLVGQPDFTMASGSQACRFFTVPDGVRRLDKHQVEQLTRAFEEWVGESRDARTLRSRERVFITFLVLRYTGARLGEVQSLDETRDIDFQHCFVRLPLGTGVHGKSGVREVPIPAEVMARISEWCERNASAKSNRNSRETLFHFDQGFLRRKFHEQEKRSGLPRELLNPSGLRNSRAIELMQGGMPMRAVQALLGYSKSDFISSFVTLADNDLKCVVQHYCKKEFGMETSARNTFKGQVVRVLANPVMCEIVLRTESGYEVAATVTNQSREKLGLEEGRPASALIKATWVILEKGDTKPETSARNAFPGTITKVTSDGITAEVDGSLDDGTPVCALVTAGSFEKLGIGEGDRFIFMFKAMSVIIS from the coding sequence ATGAGAGAGTCTTTGCAGGTTGAGAAATTTGAAAAAATGAGTGACGGGCAGCTTCTGGCCTTGCGGAACTGTCTTGATACAGTCATTTCCGCAAGGGATGGGCTGGTGGGTCAACCCGATTTCACAATGGCATCCGGCTCGCAAGCCTGTCGTTTTTTTACCGTGCCGGACGGTGTGCGACGGCTGGATAAACATCAGGTTGAACAGCTGACCAGAGCTTTTGAAGAATGGGTTGGTGAATCTCGTGATGCCCGTACCCTCAGGTCAAGAGAACGTGTTTTTATAACATTTCTTGTTCTTCGGTACACAGGAGCGCGATTGGGCGAGGTCCAGTCTTTGGACGAGACTCGAGATATAGATTTTCAGCACTGTTTTGTCCGCCTTCCTCTGGGGACTGGTGTGCATGGGAAAAGTGGGGTGCGGGAAGTCCCCATTCCAGCGGAAGTCATGGCTCGGATCAGTGAATGGTGTGAGCGAAATGCGAGTGCCAAGTCCAACCGGAACTCCCGTGAGACCCTGTTCCATTTCGATCAGGGATTCTTGCGCCGTAAATTTCACGAACAGGAAAAGCGGTCAGGGCTGCCCCGCGAATTATTGAATCCGAGCGGTTTGCGGAATTCCCGCGCCATTGAATTGATGCAGGGCGGTATGCCAATGCGTGCAGTACAAGCTTTGCTCGGGTATTCCAAATCGGATTTTATTTCATCATTTGTCACTCTTGCTGACAATGACTTGAAATGTGTTGTTCAGCATTATTGCAAAAAGGAATTCGGAATGGAAACAAGTGCCAGAAATACATTCAAGGGACAGGTTGTTCGCGTTCTGGCCAATCCTGTAATGTGCGAGATCGTCCTGCGCACAGAATCGGGGTATGAGGTCGCGGCCACGGTGACTAACCAGAGCCGGGAGAAGCTTGGACTTGAAGAAGGCCGACCTGCTTCTGCCTTGATCAAAGCGACATGGGTGATCCTTGAAAAAGGTGATACGAAGCCAGAGACCAGCGCCCGGAATGCTTTCCCCGGAACCATCACCAAGGTGACCAGTGATGGTATCACTGCGGAGGTGGACGGCAGTCTGGACGATGGCACCCCCGTGTGTGCTCTGGTCACCGCAGGCAGTTTCGAAAAACTCGGTATCGGTGAAGGTGATCGGTTCATTTTCATGTTCAAGGCTATGTCTGTCATTATCAGCTAA
- the modB gene encoding molybdate ABC transporter permease subunit, protein MNIVWIDLTDSAFSGPLLLTLKVAGLATIWSLILGVAAAYALSRWRFFGRDFADAVFTLPMVMPPTVLGYYLLVLIGRRGVLGEWLQANFGISLMFTWQGAVIAATVVAFPLVFKSARAALEGVGKQYENAARTLGQGELSVFLRVSLPLAFRGVLSGGMLAFARAMGEFGATLMVAGNLPGKTQTLSLAVYSAVQAGNDGLANTLVLIISVVCVLILMATSKLLQPRF, encoded by the coding sequence ATGAATATTGTATGGATTGATCTGACGGATTCGGCTTTTTCCGGCCCCTTACTTCTGACTCTCAAAGTGGCCGGGTTGGCGACGATTTGGTCATTGATTCTGGGAGTGGCAGCAGCGTACGCCCTGTCTCGTTGGCGTTTTTTCGGGCGTGATTTTGCGGATGCTGTCTTTACCTTGCCCATGGTCATGCCGCCGACCGTGCTCGGGTATTACCTGCTGGTGCTCATTGGTCGCAGGGGTGTCTTGGGTGAATGGCTTCAGGCGAATTTCGGCATCAGTCTCATGTTTACCTGGCAGGGAGCAGTCATCGCGGCCACGGTGGTTGCCTTTCCGCTGGTGTTCAAATCGGCGCGCGCAGCCCTGGAAGGCGTGGGGAAGCAGTACGAAAACGCCGCGCGCACCTTGGGCCAGGGGGAACTCTCGGTATTCCTCCGGGTTTCGTTGCCTCTGGCCTTTCGCGGCGTGCTGTCCGGCGGTATGCTCGCTTTTGCCCGTGCCATGGGCGAGTTCGGTGCCACCCTTATGGTGGCGGGAAATCTTCCAGGTAAGACCCAGACACTCTCTCTCGCTGTCTACTCTGCCGTTCAAGCCGGAAATGATGGGCTGGCGAACACATTGGTTTTGATTATCAGTGTGGTCTGCGTACTCATCCTCATGGCTACCAGTAAACTCTTGCAACCTCGTTTTTAA
- the modA gene encoding molybdate ABC transporter substrate-binding protein has translation MKRCHVFVLCLFSLTLVFGSSQAAQAQELIVSAAASLTDAFSDIEPAFEKAHPGVDVIMNFASSGALFRQIEQGAPADVYASANPKWMRKAVEKGFVAQDDVQVFARNSLVLATPSDNPAGVKTLADLTGPSVKSIGIGTPETVPAGQYAKGALTAKSLYATLTPKMIFGESVRQVLDYLSRGEVDCGFVYGTDAVKAGKSVRIIEEVPLEKPVTYPISVLKNSGVSDMAKAFVDFVRSDAGASLLEGRGFKRP, from the coding sequence ATGAAACGTTGTCATGTCTTTGTCTTGTGCCTGTTCTCGCTGACTCTTGTTTTCGGAAGTTCTCAGGCTGCTCAGGCTCAGGAGTTGATTGTGTCGGCTGCGGCCAGTCTTACCGATGCCTTCAGCGATATTGAACCAGCTTTTGAAAAAGCGCACCCTGGTGTTGATGTCATCATGAATTTTGCTTCATCCGGGGCTTTGTTTCGTCAGATAGAACAGGGCGCACCGGCTGATGTTTATGCTTCTGCCAACCCCAAATGGATGCGCAAAGCCGTGGAAAAAGGCTTTGTCGCTCAGGATGACGTCCAGGTCTTTGCCCGTAATTCACTGGTTTTGGCTACTCCTTCGGATAATCCGGCCGGTGTGAAAACGTTGGCTGACCTGACCGGTCCGTCAGTGAAATCCATTGGTATCGGTACACCTGAGACCGTCCCTGCCGGGCAGTATGCCAAGGGTGCATTGACAGCCAAGTCCCTGTACGCCACATTGACTCCGAAGATGATTTTCGGTGAATCTGTTCGTCAGGTTCTGGACTACTTATCCCGTGGCGAAGTCGATTGTGGTTTCGTCTACGGCACTGATGCTGTCAAAGCTGGAAAAAGTGTCCGTATTATCGAGGAAGTTCCTCTGGAGAAGCCTGTGACCTATCCCATCTCAGTGCTCAAGAATTCCGGTGTTTCAGATATGGCCAAGGCATTCGTGGACTTTGTCCGCAGTGATGCTGGTGCTTCCTTGTTGGAAGGCCGTGGTTTCAAGCGTCCTTAA
- a CDS encoding ABC transporter ATP-binding protein, with amino-acid sequence MKFELDISKRLNGGGDEFLLRSRFSTTDRALVLFGPSGSGKTLTLRSIAGLLTPDDGYIKVNGEVIFDAKAGINVPTRERNVGYVFQDYALFPHLTVRENIAFGLKPLFGRLSGKKQRHVEDLIAVFGLEKVAGQKPGAMSGGQQQRTALARALATSPKLLLLDEPFSALDQPLRLRMRTELARVLETFDIPMIMVTHDSDEVESFAETIVVYRNGSVEDVHSARKFIDSGESMTEALCRQVARSYD; translated from the coding sequence ATGAAATTTGAACTTGATATATCAAAACGACTGAACGGCGGAGGAGACGAATTTCTCCTCCGCTCCCGGTTTTCGACCACTGATCGGGCCTTGGTGCTTTTCGGGCCGTCCGGGTCGGGAAAAACACTGACGCTTCGTTCCATTGCCGGATTGCTTACGCCGGATGACGGCTACATAAAGGTCAATGGCGAAGTGATCTTTGATGCCAAAGCCGGGATCAATGTGCCGACGCGTGAGCGAAATGTCGGCTATGTCTTTCAGGATTATGCGCTTTTTCCCCATCTGACGGTGCGGGAGAATATAGCCTTTGGGCTTAAGCCTCTTTTCGGCAGGTTGAGCGGGAAGAAGCAACGGCATGTGGAAGATCTCATTGCGGTTTTTGGATTGGAGAAGGTCGCCGGGCAAAAGCCCGGTGCGATGTCCGGCGGGCAGCAACAACGGACTGCGCTCGCTCGGGCGTTGGCCACGTCGCCGAAGCTGCTCTTGCTTGACGAGCCTTTTAGCGCGCTTGATCAGCCTTTACGTTTGCGGATGCGGACCGAGCTTGCAAGAGTTCTGGAAACATTCGATATTCCAATGATCATGGTCACGCATGATTCTGATGAAGTGGAATCTTTTGCTGAAACCATCGTCGTTTACAGGAATGGAAGCGTGGAAGACGTCCATTCGGCCCGCAAGTTTATTGATTCCGGTGAGAGCATGACAGAAGCCCTCTGTCGACAGGTTGCCCGCTCCTACGATTAG
- a CDS encoding TIGR00341 family protein gives MPLRVIEIVTPRSDKDQVVHSLEEHQTDQGYVYWASPLEDEEALSFRIILDVQESENVMDKLENLFAWTDQYRIVVYPAEATIPRLDQLSKEKDEKSNETKESEDKKQNRISREELYTDILDTTVLSKNYVMLVIFSSLVAIIGLLRDNVAIIIGAMVLAPLLGPNVGLSLATTLGDSKLAKESLKTLTVGITLCFLLALLTGLVLGNTSPTEELMTRSNTTFSDIILAIVSGGAGIISFTLGVPTSLVGVMVALALLPPLTASGLFLGAGMLGEAGGAAMLFTTNIICLNLAGVVTFLLQGIRPLSWGDKERAKAATVRAAVIWTALLAALIGLMIYEKHR, from the coding sequence ATGCCATTGCGCGTCATTGAAATAGTCACTCCGCGGTCTGATAAGGACCAAGTGGTTCACTCTTTGGAGGAACATCAGACAGACCAAGGATATGTCTATTGGGCATCACCTCTTGAAGACGAAGAAGCGCTCTCGTTTCGAATCATCCTTGATGTTCAGGAATCGGAAAATGTCATGGACAAGCTCGAAAACCTCTTTGCCTGGACAGATCAGTATCGCATTGTCGTCTATCCAGCCGAAGCGACTATCCCTCGTCTCGACCAACTTTCCAAAGAGAAAGACGAAAAGAGCAACGAAACCAAAGAGTCTGAAGACAAGAAACAGAATAGAATCAGCAGAGAGGAGCTCTATACCGATATACTGGACACCACGGTTCTTTCAAAGAACTACGTCATGCTCGTCATCTTCTCCTCACTGGTCGCCATAATTGGCCTGCTGAGGGACAATGTGGCAATCATCATCGGGGCCATGGTGCTCGCCCCCCTGCTTGGTCCTAATGTCGGCCTGTCACTGGCGACGACCCTCGGAGATTCCAAACTGGCAAAAGAATCGCTCAAGACCCTGACAGTCGGCATCACTCTCTGTTTCCTACTCGCCCTCTTGACAGGACTGGTTCTCGGCAACACATCTCCCACAGAGGAGTTAATGACCCGAAGCAACACCACTTTCTCCGACATCATTCTGGCAATCGTCTCAGGGGGGGCAGGCATCATCTCCTTCACTCTTGGCGTCCCGACTTCACTGGTCGGCGTCATGGTCGCCCTTGCGTTGCTTCCCCCTCTCACGGCCAGCGGTCTGTTCCTGGGCGCTGGGATGCTCGGAGAAGCAGGCGGGGCCGCAATGCTCTTCACTACGAATATCATCTGCCTCAACCTCGCGGGAGTGGTCACCTTTCTTCTTCAAGGTATCCGCCCGCTTTCATGGGGTGACAAGGAACGAGCAAAGGCCGCAACCGTCAGGGCAGCCGTCATATGGACTGCACTCCTGGCAGCCCTCATCGGCCTCATGATCTATGAAAAACATCGGTAA
- a CDS encoding molybdopterin-dependent oxidoreductase, translated as MSRVEIKTSCTRDCPNTCGLVATVADGRLVKLAGDPCHPLTKGVACHKTAKYIHRVYSPERIVHPMLKEGGRWRQASWDEVFDLIADRLKITVAESGPEAILYYQGNGERTALKLLNKYFFNLMGGVTTMRGSLCGGAGQGAQELDLGKRISHDPLDHGNSRSIILWARNPVSTNISLVPLVRTIKKRGGTVIVIDPVRSRSAALGDRHIAPTPGGDGYLAMAAAKLILAAGAEDREFLFTYSVGFEAYQAILNRFSVEELCSLAGVSVMDATFLADTLVREKPTATLLGWGVHRYEHAHYSIRPIDALGALSGNIGVAGGGVSQGFEEYAPYDQTYWGDELNPPRRTFLHPKLGEEILGATNPPIRMIYVTSGNPVCMAPHSCKVRQAFGRAEFMVYSGHFMDDTASLADVFLPATTFLEENDIVAGYGHNFVGAVNQVIPPVGECLSEFHMFHALAERFPFAGRFQRPVDAWLQDICAPLWAQGTSLEAVREGAFRMDAPMVPYADKTFPTESGKFQFMTEFDPMEQIVSDRRYPYKLLTIAPHSFICSERTMAEHSALPSVTMHAQEAERNGVQDGMVVSVSSSVGEVRARLKVDASMRRDVVIAERGGWAKAGHGLNQLTRDIPSLVGQGTPFYDTSVAIGPVYEKSARILVVRERDLSPEGTFCKELERQGAMLVTLRPDGGDPLPETLSDFDGLVVFGGPEQIQNGCSKGYLDPLMRLMRECDAAGKPVAGIRHGCHLLALAHGGSVKALDEPEFGFSQPRRTELGRVDSVVGGTGPVPELMGYHCDSFDLPSGASLLMEGASGDKQCFKVGQCSYGFEFHPGADSSIVMHWIELFRQDESIREGRFRMRYDDAFFEALMTRLPLLLADSEAFCRHMVQKWLESVVSV; from the coding sequence ATGAGCAGGGTTGAAATCAAGACCAGTTGCACCCGTGATTGTCCGAATACCTGCGGACTTGTCGCCACTGTCGCGGATGGGCGGTTAGTCAAGTTGGCGGGAGATCCTTGCCATCCTTTGACCAAAGGAGTGGCCTGTCACAAAACAGCCAAATACATTCACCGTGTCTACAGCCCGGAGCGGATAGTTCATCCCATGCTCAAGGAGGGGGGGAGGTGGCGGCAGGCTTCGTGGGATGAAGTGTTTGACTTGATAGCAGATCGCCTGAAGATCACCGTAGCTGAATCGGGGCCGGAGGCCATCCTGTATTATCAGGGGAATGGTGAGCGGACCGCACTCAAATTGCTCAACAAGTATTTCTTCAACCTCATGGGTGGTGTCACAACCATGCGTGGATCGCTGTGCGGTGGAGCCGGGCAGGGCGCACAAGAACTTGATTTGGGAAAACGCATATCCCATGACCCGTTAGACCATGGAAACAGTCGATCGATCATTCTCTGGGCACGCAATCCTGTTTCCACCAATATCAGCCTGGTCCCTCTTGTCCGTACAATCAAAAAGCGGGGTGGCACGGTCATTGTCATTGACCCGGTGCGAAGCCGGTCTGCGGCCCTTGGAGACCGCCATATTGCTCCCACTCCAGGTGGGGATGGCTATCTTGCCATGGCTGCGGCAAAACTGATTCTGGCTGCCGGTGCCGAAGATCGGGAGTTCTTGTTCACGTATTCTGTTGGCTTTGAAGCCTATCAGGCGATTTTGAATCGGTTCAGCGTGGAAGAACTGTGTTCTCTCGCTGGAGTCTCGGTAATGGATGCGACTTTCCTCGCCGATACTTTGGTACGGGAAAAACCCACGGCGACGCTCCTGGGGTGGGGGGTGCATCGTTATGAACATGCGCACTATTCGATTCGGCCTATCGATGCACTCGGCGCTCTCAGTGGCAATATCGGTGTCGCGGGCGGTGGAGTCAGTCAGGGATTCGAAGAGTATGCGCCATATGATCAGACGTATTGGGGGGATGAACTCAATCCTCCACGTCGGACCTTCCTGCATCCCAAGTTGGGAGAGGAAATTCTCGGTGCGACCAATCCGCCAATTCGCATGATCTATGTGACTTCCGGTAATCCGGTCTGTATGGCTCCACATTCCTGCAAAGTGCGACAAGCGTTCGGACGTGCTGAATTCATGGTTTATTCCGGTCATTTCATGGACGATACAGCAAGTTTGGCAGATGTTTTTTTACCGGCGACAACCTTTCTTGAAGAAAACGATATTGTCGCAGGATATGGCCATAATTTTGTGGGAGCGGTGAATCAGGTTATTCCCCCTGTGGGCGAGTGTCTGTCTGAATTTCACATGTTCCATGCGTTGGCGGAGCGGTTCCCGTTTGCTGGACGTTTTCAACGCCCGGTCGATGCATGGTTGCAGGATATCTGTGCTCCTCTCTGGGCTCAGGGAACATCACTTGAAGCGGTCAGAGAGGGGGCGTTTCGCATGGATGCTCCGATGGTTCCCTATGCGGATAAGACGTTTCCCACAGAATCGGGAAAATTTCAGTTCATGACCGAATTCGATCCCATGGAACAGATTGTTTCGGATCGCCGGTATCCCTATAAGCTCCTGACGATTGCTCCTCATTCGTTTATTTGTTCGGAGCGGACCATGGCTGAACATTCGGCATTGCCCTCAGTGACGATGCATGCTCAGGAGGCAGAGCGAAATGGTGTTCAGGACGGGATGGTTGTCAGTGTGTCGAGTTCAGTGGGGGAAGTCCGGGCCAGACTCAAAGTCGATGCTTCAATGCGGCGTGATGTGGTCATCGCGGAACGAGGCGGGTGGGCCAAGGCCGGGCATGGCTTGAATCAGTTGACGCGGGATATTCCCAGTCTGGTTGGTCAGGGAACACCGTTTTATGACACCTCAGTGGCAATTGGCCCGGTGTATGAAAAGAGTGCTCGGATATTGGTGGTTCGGGAAAGAGACCTTTCGCCCGAAGGGACATTTTGCAAGGAGTTGGAGCGTCAGGGTGCCATGCTGGTGACTCTCAGGCCCGATGGAGGTGATCCTTTACCGGAAACTCTTTCGGATTTCGATGGATTGGTCGTTTTCGGGGGGCCGGAGCAGATTCAGAATGGATGTTCGAAAGGATATCTTGATCCCTTGATGCGCCTCATGCGCGAGTGTGATGCCGCGGGAAAACCTGTTGCAGGAATCCGGCATGGGTGCCACCTCCTCGCCCTTGCTCATGGAGGGTCTGTGAAGGCTTTGGATGAACCGGAATTCGGTTTTTCCCAACCTCGCAGGACAGAGCTTGGTCGGGTGGATTCCGTGGTGGGCGGCACTGGTCCTGTGCCGGAATTGATGGGATATCACTGTGATTCGTTTGACCTGCCTTCAGGGGCTTCTTTGTTGATGGAAGGAGCCTCCGGTGACAAACAGTGTTTCAAGGTGGGGCAGTGTTCATATGGTTTTGAATTTCATCCGGGCGCGGATTCTTCCATTGTCATGCATTGGATTGAGCTGTTCAGGCAGGATGAATCCATCAGGGAAGGTCGGTTTCGCATGCGGTATGATGATGCCTTTTTTGAGGCATTAATGACTCGACTTCCCCTTTTGCTGGCTGATTCCGAGGCTTTTTGCCGTCACATGGTGCAAAAATGGTTGGAGTCGGTTGTCTCTGTTTGA